A segment of the Amycolatopsis thermophila genome:
GAGCAGCCGCGCTGGTCGCTGTTCGGCCACGTGCACCAGCCCCTGTCGCGCCGGCTGCGCGTCGGCCGGACGGAGTGCCGCAACGTCGGTCACTTCAAGGTCACCGAGCGGCCCTACGTGCTGCGGTGGTGACTGCGGTGCGGGCGGGGCGCAGGCGGTAACCTCTCCGCCATGGCCGAGCAGTCCACGCAGTCCATCGAGGTCGACGCGCCGCCCGAGAAGGTCATGGCGGTGATCGCGGACTTCGCGTCGTACCCGGAATGGGCCAAGCAGGTCCGGGAGACCGAGGTGCTCGCCACCGACGACGACGGCCGCCCCAAGCAGGTCAAGCTGACGCTGGACGCCGGGCCGATCAAGGACGTCTACACGCTGGAGTACGACTGGGCCGCCGACGGCCGCTCGGTCAGCTGGCACCTGGTGCGCGGCCAGATGCAGAAGGCGCAGGACGGCCGCTACGAGCTGGAGACCGTCGGGGAGGGCCGCACCCGCGTCACCTACACCCTGTCGGTCGAGCTGGTGCTGCCGATGATCGGGCTGCTGCGCCGCAAGGCCGAGAAGATGGTGATGGACACCGCGCTGAAGGAGCTCAAGCGCCGCGTGGAGGACCTCGCCTGAGGGCGGGGCGGCGGATGACCCGGCTGCTGCTGTTCACGGGCAAGGGAGGCGTCGGCAAGACGACCCTCGCGGCGGCGACGGCCGCCGGGCTGGCGGCGCGCGGCTACAAGACCCTCGTGGTGTCCACGGATCCCGCGCACTCGCTCGCTGACGCGTTCGGTAGGCGCCTGGGCCGCGAGCCGTCCGATGTGGATACGCGGCTGCACGGCGCGCAGGTGGATTCGCGCGGCCTGGTCGACGACATCTGGCAGGACCTGCGGGGCCGCCTCAAGACCGCGCTCGCGGGCGCCGGGGTGGACGCGCTGGACGCCGAGGAGCTGAGCGTCCTGCCCGGCGTGGACGAGCTGCTCGCCCTGACCGAGGTGCAGCGCCTGGCCGAGGCGGGCCGCTGGGACGTCGTGGTCGTGGACTGCGGGCCGACCGCGGAGACACTGCGGCTGCTGGCGCTTCCCGAGGCCGTCTCCGGGTACCTGGACAAGGTGTTCGGCTGGCAGCTCACGCTCACCGGGTCCCGCGCCGTGGTCCGGTCCGTGCGCGAGCTCGCGGCGCACGTGCGGTCCCTGCGCGACCTGCTGACCGACCCGGCGATCACCACGGTGCGGCTCGTGCTGACGCCCGAGCGGGTCGTGGTCGCCGAGGCGCGGCGCACGCTCAGCTCGCTCGCGCTGCGCGGGATCCGGGTCGACGGCCTGATCGCGAACCGGCTCATGCCGGCGCCCGGGGTGTGGCGCGGGCCGGCGGCGTCCTGGATGCGCACCCGCCGCCGCGCGCAGGATCGCGTGCTGGGCGAGCTGACGTGGCAGCTGTCCCGGGTGGAGTTCCGCGCCGAGGAACCGGTCGGCTTGCCCGCGCTGCGCGACATCGCGACCGAGTTGTACGGCGAGTCCGATCCGCTGAGCGGGGACGGTTCCGCGGCCGCGCCGCTGCTCACGGTGACCGAAGTGGACGGTGGTTACCGCCTGCGCCTGGCCCTGCCGCTGGACCGCGACGCCGACCTCGACCTCGCTCGCGTCGACGACGACCTGTCCGTCACCGTCGACGGGTTCCGCCGCCTGGTGGCACTGCCGGAGCCGTTGCGCCCCTGCCGGATCACCGGTGCCGAGTCCGATGCGGACGGTCTCGTCGTCTCGCTGACCAAACCCGGGGAGGACGCATGACCACCGGCGAAGGTGTGACCGCGGCGAGCCTGGCCGAGGAGATCCGCCTGCTCGTCGAGATGGTCGCCGAGCGGGCGGCGCCCTGGCTGGACGGGGTCGTGGCCGCCGGCCACGGCGGGACGGAGGCGACCGGCGAGGGCGCGGGCGCCGACTGCGGCTGGTGCCCGCTGTGCGCCGTCGTCGCGGTCGTGCGCGGCGA
Coding sequences within it:
- a CDS encoding SRPBCC family protein; translation: MAEQSTQSIEVDAPPEKVMAVIADFASYPEWAKQVRETEVLATDDDGRPKQVKLTLDAGPIKDVYTLEYDWAADGRSVSWHLVRGQMQKAQDGRYELETVGEGRTRVTYTLSVELVLPMIGLLRRKAEKMVMDTALKELKRRVEDLA
- a CDS encoding ArsA family ATPase; translation: MTRLLLFTGKGGVGKTTLAAATAAGLAARGYKTLVVSTDPAHSLADAFGRRLGREPSDVDTRLHGAQVDSRGLVDDIWQDLRGRLKTALAGAGVDALDAEELSVLPGVDELLALTEVQRLAEAGRWDVVVVDCGPTAETLRLLALPEAVSGYLDKVFGWQLTLTGSRAVVRSVRELAAHVRSLRDLLTDPAITTVRLVLTPERVVVAEARRTLSSLALRGIRVDGLIANRLMPAPGVWRGPAASWMRTRRRAQDRVLGELTWQLSRVEFRAEEPVGLPALRDIATELYGESDPLSGDGSAAAPLLTVTEVDGGYRLRLALPLDRDADLDLARVDDDLSVTVDGFRRLVALPEPLRPCRITGAESDADGLVVSLTKPGEDA